The following proteins are encoded in a genomic region of Pseudomonas sp. Os17:
- a CDS encoding DcrB-related protein, with translation MSSYRIQEADLDIPDAWQDQSINIFKLPAVGGAQEASFVISRDPSQGDAAFADYVAGQLRSAEQQLPGFTLIKRWDFDMHGHASVLLDYSWKREGRELMLRQVFIERKPAVLITTLTTTPQDLVHHEPAWKQAMQSLKPQP, from the coding sequence TTGTCCTCCTACCGTATTCAAGAAGCCGATCTCGATATTCCTGACGCCTGGCAGGACCAGAGCATCAACATCTTCAAGCTGCCGGCCGTGGGCGGCGCCCAGGAAGCCAGTTTCGTCATCAGCCGCGACCCGAGCCAGGGCGATGCCGCCTTCGCCGATTATGTCGCCGGACAACTGCGCTCCGCCGAACAGCAACTGCCGGGTTTCACCCTGATCAAGCGCTGGGACTTCGACATGCACGGCCACGCCTCGGTCCTGCTGGACTACAGCTGGAAACGCGAAGGTCGCGAGCTGATGCTGCGTCAGGTGTTCATCGAGCGTAAGCCGGCGGTGCTGATCACCACCCTGACCACCACGCCGCAAGACCTGGTGCACCACGAGCCGGCGTGGAAACAGGCCATGCAAAGCCTCAAGCCTCAGCCTTAG
- a CDS encoding HU family DNA-binding protein has protein sequence MRKPELAAAIAEKADLTKEQANRVLNAILEEITGALHRKDSVTLVGFGTFLQRHRGARTGKNPQTGEPVKIKASNTVAFKPGKSLKDSVNP, from the coding sequence ATGCGTAAACCAGAACTCGCCGCAGCCATTGCTGAAAAAGCGGACCTGACCAAAGAGCAGGCCAATCGCGTGCTCAACGCCATCCTTGAGGAAATCACCGGGGCTCTGCACCGTAAAGACAGCGTCACCCTGGTCGGTTTTGGTACGTTCCTGCAACGTCACCGTGGCGCCCGTACCGGCAAGAACCCGCAAACCGGCGAGCCGGTAAAGATCAAGGCCAGCAACACCGTGGCATTCAAACCGGGCAAGTCGCTGAAAGACAGCGTCAACCCATAA
- a CDS encoding NAD(P)/FAD-dependent oxidoreductase, with the protein MSAPVVIVGTGLAGYNLAREFRKLDGQTPLLLITADDGRSYSKPMLSTGFGKNKDADGLSMAEPGAMAEQLKAEVRTHTRISGIDPGHKRLWIGEEAVTYRDLILAWGAETVRVPVQGDASELIFPINDLEDYARFRNAAAGKRRVLLLGAGLIGCEFANDLILGGYSVDLVAPCEQVMPTLLHPAAAAAVQAGLESLGARFHLGPVLNRLQRSGDGLEAHLSDGQVIACDLVVSAIGLRPRIDLAAAAGLVVNRGVVVDRELKTSHANIYALGDCAEVDGLNLLYVMPLMSCARALAQTLAGTPTAVSYGPMPITVKTPVCPLVVSPPPRGAEGVWSVEGQGADIKVLCRDASGRLLGYALTGAAVMEKLALNKELPALLA; encoded by the coding sequence ATGAGCGCACCGGTGGTGATCGTGGGGACAGGCCTGGCCGGTTACAACCTGGCCCGGGAATTTCGCAAGCTCGACGGCCAGACGCCGTTGCTGCTGATCACTGCCGATGATGGCCGTTCCTATTCCAAGCCGATGCTTTCCACCGGCTTCGGCAAGAACAAGGATGCCGACGGCCTGAGCATGGCCGAGCCCGGCGCCATGGCCGAGCAGCTCAAGGCCGAGGTGCGCACCCACACCCGCATCAGCGGCATCGACCCGGGCCACAAGCGCCTGTGGATCGGTGAAGAGGCGGTGACCTATCGCGACCTGATCCTGGCCTGGGGCGCGGAGACCGTGCGCGTACCGGTGCAGGGCGATGCATCCGAGCTGATTTTTCCCATCAATGACCTGGAAGACTACGCACGCTTTCGCAACGCCGCCGCCGGCAAGCGCCGGGTGCTGTTGCTGGGGGCCGGGCTGATTGGCTGCGAGTTCGCCAACGACCTGATCCTCGGCGGCTACAGCGTGGACCTGGTGGCCCCGTGCGAACAGGTGATGCCGACCCTGCTGCACCCGGCCGCCGCCGCGGCGGTCCAGGCCGGGCTGGAAAGCCTCGGCGCGCGCTTCCACCTGGGGCCGGTGCTCAATCGCCTGCAACGCAGCGGTGATGGCCTGGAGGCCCATCTGTCCGATGGCCAGGTGATCGCCTGCGACCTGGTGGTCTCGGCCATTGGCCTGCGCCCGCGCATCGATCTGGCCGCGGCGGCCGGGCTGGTGGTCAATCGCGGCGTGGTGGTGGACCGCGAGCTGAAAACCTCCCACGCCAACATCTACGCCCTGGGCGATTGCGCCGAGGTCGATGGCCTCAACCTGCTGTACGTGATGCCGCTGATGAGCTGTGCCCGGGCGCTGGCGCAGACCCTGGCCGGCACGCCGACGGCAGTCAGCTACGGACCGATGCCGATCACCGTGAAGACCCCGGTCTGTCCACTGGTGGTGTCGCCGCCACCGCGGGGCGCCGAAGGCGTCTGGAGCGTCGAAGGGCAGGGCGCCGACATCAAGGTCCTGTGCCGTGACGCCAGCGGCCGGTTGCTGGGCTACGCCCTGACCGGGGCGGCGGTGATGGAAAAACTGGCCCTGAACAAGGAACTCCCGGCCCTGCTGGCTTAA
- a CDS encoding rubredoxin — protein MKKWQCVVCGLIYNEAEGWPDDGILPGTRWEDVPEDWLCPDCGVGKMDFEMIEIA, from the coding sequence ATGAAAAAGTGGCAATGTGTGGTCTGCGGCCTGATCTATAACGAAGCGGAAGGCTGGCCGGACGACGGTATTTTGCCTGGGACCCGTTGGGAAGACGTGCCCGAAGACTGGCTCTGCCCGGACTGCGGCGTGGGCAAGATGGATTTCGAAATGATCGAGATCGCTTGA
- a CDS encoding chorismate--pyruvate lyase family protein: MPHSMPPAPAPTWLAQSRLSPFPGAAVANWLFDEGSLTRRLTRLSQNGFSVTPLVEEWQTLRHEECVALDLPEHSIGWVREVYLRGHGEAWVFARSVAARSALEDGGLNIDELGSRSLGELLFCDQAFARRPIEVCRYPQAWLPDAVASDGLWGRRSRFDRGPLSLLVAEVFLPSLWRAIQAQPEAC; encoded by the coding sequence GTGCCGCACTCAATGCCCCCCGCTCCGGCCCCCACCTGGCTGGCGCAAAGCCGTCTGTCCCCCTTCCCCGGCGCAGCCGTGGCCAACTGGCTGTTCGATGAAGGGTCACTGACCCGGCGCCTGACCCGCCTTTCGCAAAACGGCTTCAGCGTCACGCCGCTGGTGGAAGAATGGCAAACCCTGCGCCACGAAGAATGCGTCGCCCTGGACCTGCCCGAACACAGCATCGGCTGGGTCCGCGAGGTGTACCTGCGGGGCCACGGTGAAGCCTGGGTCTTCGCCCGCAGCGTCGCCGCCCGCAGTGCCCTGGAAGACGGCGGCCTGAACATCGATGAGCTGGGCAGCCGCTCCCTGGGCGAACTGCTGTTCTGCGACCAGGCCTTTGCCCGCCGTCCCATCGAGGTCTGCCGCTATCCACAGGCCTGGCTGCCCGACGCGGTGGCCAGCGACGGACTCTGGGGCCGTCGCTCGCGCTTCGATCGCGGCCCCTTGAGCCTGCTGGTGGCCGAAGTCTTCCTGCCCAGCCTGTGGCGCGCCATCCAAGCCCAACCGGAGGCCTGCTGA
- the ubiA gene encoding 4-hydroxybenzoate octaprenyltransferase: MYLSLLKSLNRLHPRAWDFLQLARMDKPIGIYLLLWPTLVALWIAAEGKPSLSHVLIFTFGVVLTRAGGCAINDFADRKVDGQVKRTDQRPLATGKVSAKEALALFAILMGAAFLLVLCTNATTVWLSFGALALAACYPFMKRYTYYPQVVLGAAYSWGILMTFTAQNGELPATAWLLYIANLLWTVGYDTYYAMTDRDDDLKIGVKSTAILFGDADRVIILTLQGLSLGCLLLAGARFNLGGWFHLGLLVAAGCFAWEFWYTRDRDRMKCFKAFLHNHWAGMAIFIGVVLDYALR; this comes from the coding sequence ATGTACCTGAGCCTGCTCAAATCCCTCAATCGCCTGCACCCGCGGGCCTGGGACTTCCTGCAACTGGCGCGCATGGACAAGCCCATCGGCATCTATCTGCTGCTGTGGCCGACCCTGGTGGCCCTGTGGATCGCCGCCGAGGGCAAGCCGTCCCTGAGCCATGTGTTGATCTTCACCTTCGGCGTGGTCCTGACCCGCGCCGGTGGCTGCGCCATCAACGATTTCGCCGACCGCAAGGTCGACGGCCAGGTCAAGCGCACCGACCAGCGGCCCCTGGCCACCGGCAAGGTCAGCGCCAAGGAAGCCCTGGCGCTGTTCGCGATACTGATGGGCGCCGCCTTCCTGCTGGTGCTGTGCACCAACGCCACCACGGTCTGGCTGTCGTTCGGCGCCCTGGCCCTGGCCGCCTGCTACCCCTTCATGAAGCGCTACACCTATTACCCGCAGGTGGTGCTGGGGGCCGCGTACTCCTGGGGCATCCTGATGACCTTCACCGCGCAGAACGGCGAACTGCCGGCCACTGCCTGGCTGCTGTACATCGCCAATCTGCTGTGGACCGTGGGCTACGACACCTACTACGCCATGACCGACCGCGACGACGACCTGAAGATCGGGGTCAAGTCCACGGCGATCCTGTTCGGCGATGCCGACCGGGTGATCATTCTCACCCTGCAGGGCCTGTCACTGGGCTGCCTGCTGCTGGCCGGGGCGCGCTTTAACCTGGGGGGCTGGTTCCACCTGGGGCTGCTGGTGGCGGCGGGGTGTTTTGCCTGGGAGTTCTGGTACACCCGGGATCGCGACCGGATGAAGTGCTTCAAGGCCTTCCTGCACAACCACTGGGCGGGCATGGCGATCTTTATCGGCGTGGTGCTGGATTACGCGTTGCGTTAG